In the genome of Candidatus Binatia bacterium, the window GCACGATGTCGTGCCCGTTAATCTCCTCGAAGGTCGTTTCGCTGTCTTCGTGGAGCTTGATGCTCACCTCGCGCTCGCCCGTGCGCTCCTTGTCGAGAAGAACGAAGCGCGCCTTGGGGAGGTTCAATTCCTTGTACATTCGCTTCACGAAGTCGCGGGCTCCCTGGTCGGGAGCGCAGAGTGCGAGGCCTTCGCCATCCGAGCCGTAGCCGACGATGTCGGAGTTCCGGAGATAGTTGGCGTAGAGCGCGTAGGGCATCAGGTTGTGGAAGCGGCCCTCGAAGATCTCGCTGAAGACGGCGCGGACCGCGGCCGAGTGGTTGTGGACCGTGATGACCGTGTCGACCCCCGCGAGGTCGAGCATCTGGGCGTACAGCATGGCCGTGAAGAGTTGGCCGTCGAACTTCTTCAGGTCCGGAACGCTGCGGCCGGCCTCGCTTTCTCCGCGACGACGCGGCCCGCGGTCCTGGGCGCTGTAGTAGAGATCGGGTTCGACCAGCACGACCTCGCGCGCGCCGTTCTCCTTGGCCGCACGGGCGATCAGGAGATTCCGCATGGCCAGGTTCTGACGGGTCACGGACCGGTTCGTCGTGCTGACGATCACGACCGTCTTGCCGTCGAGTGCGTTGCCGATCCGGGACAGGTCCTGCTCGTCCGAGATGAACCGTGGGCAGAACTCGGAGTTCGCGAACGTCTTCATGCTGATCAGGTCGGCGATCTCCTCGCCCTGACCCAATGCGAACGCGACATCGATCGCGAAGGGGTCGTCGGAGCAGTTCCCGACGACGATGACGTCGCTTTT includes:
- a CDS encoding phosphoribosyltransferase family protein — encoded protein: MAIEKSDVIVVGNCSDDPFAIDVAFALGQGEEIADLISMKTFANSEFCPRFISDEQDLSRIGNALDGKTVVIVSTTNRSVTRQNLAMRNLLIARAAKENGAREVVLVEPDLYYSAQDRGPRRRGESEAGRSVPDLKKFDGQLFTAMLYAQMLDLAGVDTVITVHNHSAAVRAVFSEIFEGRFHNLMPYALYANYLRNSDIVGYGSDGEGLALCAPDQGARDFVKRMYKELNLPKARFVLLDKERTGEREVSIKLHEDSETTFEEINGHDIVLFDDMVRTGSTVVKTCQFLKTIRPGRLVFGVTHFYASDEGRQKMANTAIDEILTLNTLPTVLNRDEQGRLRRKMVVLKIERWLAANLCEILDLPTPERGGLYQIDMSSKNPRFTRKIWSNEQLSELEAERDKG